TACCCAGCGTTGCCGACTTCTGCGATGACCTCGCCCTCCGCAACCACCGACGACCACGCCAACGTGTGCCAGATCATCGTCGGCCACCTCGTATCACTTGGCTGCTCCTGGTAGGACCACTCGTGTTCCCACGACAGCTTCCGCAGTTGCCGCATGTACGTGTGCGCGAACAGGTGCACCGTACCGCCGTGCTCCTGGAGCAGCGTCACGCCCCCGTAGATGTCGTAGGTGTACTCGCCCCATGGCAACCGTCGCTTCAAGCCATCCCGCAGATCCCACGCCCATCCCGGCCCGCCGGGAGCCCGCACCACGACAAAGCGCCAGACGTGCCCCGCGGCCGGGGCGTAGATCGGCTCGCCTACGCCGGCCGCGATGTCCACTGCGCCGTGCACATGGTCGCGCTGCGCCTCCGGCACGGACAACGGGCGCATCTCAGCCCACCGCGACGTGATCGTGCCTTGGCAGGGCCAGACGTAGCTCACACCTCACTCTCCCATGGGGAACCGAGCGGCGATCCCATCGTCGCCGCCTCCCATCACCTGGATCTCCACGCTGACTGCGATCGCTGCAGGAGCAGTGATCGTGCCGTTCCACACAGGCGCCGGCGTGACCGCCGACCATCTTGGTGTCCTATCAGAGGTGAACGCCGGGAACGCGCCCCCAGGGAACGAGCGCAGCGGGAAGGAGTTGATCGGGCCAGGTTGGCTCATGCGTTGCCCTCCTACAAGGAGATGACGACTTCCGAGCGATTGCCGCTCGCATCCACCGTCATCACCACGACAGAGTTGACCCCGCCGACCTCCTTGAACGTGAGCGTCGTGGACGCGCCTCCGGACGCCAGGCCGACCAGGATCGCGCCCATGATCCTGGTCATCTGCCGCAGGGTGTAGGTGTTCACCACCACCTCATCGAGGACCGCATCTGCCGTCGCCTCGGCGTCCAGCGGTGTCGCGCTGTCCACGTGCAGCGCGTCACTCCTCATGTAGCCGGAGTCCGTCAGCGTCGTCGGCACCCGCGCCGAGAGCCCGCTCAGGTTCTCGTCCTCGAGCTCCACCGTCCCGCCGATGACGATCATCCCGGTGATGGTGCCGCCCCAGGCGACGAACTTTCCGGACCCCGCGGCGAACGCCGCATCCGGCAGGTCGAGCCGACAGACGCCGTCCGCGACGTGGATGAAGCCGCCGTCCGAGTGCGCGGCATCCACGCTCGCCAGGGTGGCCTCGGTGATGGCGGTTTTCGTTCCGCCCTCGCGCCAGTACCACAGGTCAATCCCCGAGCTCTCGAACGTGACTGCCGTCTCTGGCGTCCCGTCCGTCGAGTCGATGACCACCACATCCACAGAGACGTCCGTGGTTCCCTTCTTGATTGGCCCTCTCATATGTCCTCCCTCGCGGCTTCTATCCTTGAGCTCACAGGCCAGCCGCCTTGAGCAGCCGGTCGAGCTTCTCGTTCACCGCCTTCATCGCCTCATCCTGGCGGGCCTGCCACTTTTGGTAGTCCTCGCAGATCGCCTCAGTGTGCGCGATGCGCCGCTCGTGATCGGTGAGCCGTTGCTGCGGCCCCACTGACGCTGACAAGCCGAAGGCACCTCCGATGACGCCGATCACCAGGCCGGCGACCCCGAGTGCCTTCACCACGTTGCCGTTACCGTTCGCCACTGGATGCCTCCGTTCTCGCCAACGCCTTCGCGAGCTCCTCGCGTAGATCAGCGCCGTCCGCCACTGCAAGCAGGATGTCGGGGAGGGCGGTCGCCAGGGTGGCGCGGCGGGCATGCCGCGTCTTTTCCGCCACATCGACGGCGGGGCTCGCGATCTCGGCTCGTCCGGCTACCACACGCACTGTCTCGCCCGGCGATAGATCGCGCTCGAGCTCGTACCAGTCTGGACCCGGCGGCTCCCGCGCCCAGCGCTTCTCAGTCTCGTGCTCGCCCCGTTGTATCCACCAGAGTTTCATCACGCCCTCACACCAGTGGCCCCAAGAAGAAGAGCACTCCGCCCGCTCCGTACAACGCATTATTCGCCGCCATCGGATGGGACCCGATAGCGCCGAAGTTCATGACCACTTGCCACGTGATGTACGGAACCCCGGAGACCCAGAAGACCGGGACGAGAGCCTGCGCGTAGACGGCATGGCCCACCGCAACTCCAGCGACGACGGCATCGCATCGCACCAGGCAAAGGTAGTTGGCTGCCGTCGGGGCGGTATTGTAGGATGTCGAGTAGACGGCGTGCGCACTGAACTCACTTCCGAGGTCAACCTTGCCGGCGGCAGCGGATAGGGAGATTCCGCAGAGTACGAGAGCGCCGCGGACGTTCGTCAGCGTTGACGGCAGGACAGACGCGAGACTCACGTTCGTGAGTGACGACGACGCAACCTTCCATGTGCTCGTATCGGTGTAGCCCACTTCGACTGACGAGATATAGGTCGATGCGTTCTTCCAGTGGACGTGCCCCCCGTAGGCCATGCCGCTCATGATGGGCGAGTTGGATATGTCGTGGATCACCGCCCCGGCGGCGTCCTTCGCGAGCAGCCCCGTGGACGGCGAGACCTCGATGCTCCGGTTCCAGTCGTCGGTCAACCCGAGCGCCCCGTCGTGCAGGCGGATACCGTAGCGGTTGATGCGCACGCTCCGGTACTTGTTCGTGACCTCGGTCGGGTCGTAGTATCGCACGCCGCCGGAGTAGTGCGTCGTCGTCTCATCCTCGGTGGACGCCTGGTAGCAGAGGTCCGCGAGGTAGCAGGCGCAGGCGTACCCCGTGACCAGGCCGCCGACGTAGAGGTAGTTCGACGCAAAGGACATCGAGGCTATCGTCCCGGCGCTGCCCGTTGCGGTCTGCTCGACCCCGTCCACGAACAGACTCAGCCCGTCGTTCGCGCAATCCCACACCACCCTGATATGCTGCCAGGCCCAGAGCGAGTTGTCCGTGAAGGCGTTCGTGGAGCGGACGACGCGGTAGTTACTGCCGTCGACCGCGGCCCACGCCTCCCACTTGTCGCTGGCCGCCTCGTAGAGCAGAGAGATCTGATTCGTCGCCGCGCCCCCGCCGAGTCGCCAGACGTACTTGTCTCCCGTGGCGTCGTAGGTGAACAGCGGCCGGACCCAGACGTCAATCGTTCCGCTCAGTGCCGGCGACAGCGGGTACCTGCAACTCCCTACCGAGCGCGAGGTCGGGGCGTAGGGCGTCGGGTAAGGCTTGAGTTGGACCTGGAGCGCCGTCGCGTAGACGTTCGCGTTGTCGTCGGCCGACCCCGTGTACACCCGCAGGCTCATCGTCGTGCCGGTGAACGCCGTGGTGATCGCCCCGACAAGTATCGCGTCCGTCCCGATGGCCTTCGCGAAAGCGAGCGTCCCGGTGGACGCGGTAGCGGTCGGCGTCGCTCCGGAGAAGTCGCAGTCTACCTGGCAGCGCAGCGTCGCCCCATCGTAGGCACGGAGCGTCGGGGCGTTCGTCGTCCCCTTCTTGACGACGGCCTGGATCGCGTGCACGTCCGTCGTGACCGTGATCTCCTGGTACTCGTAGCCGGCCGCGGCGCTGCTGTTCTGGATGAGCCACAGCTTCCGCCCTTGGAGCGTGTAACCGCTGTCCGTCGGCGCGTCGACGTTCGACTCGCTCCACGAGCTCGTGGACAGGTCCTCGGGGTCGACGACCAGGTTCGTGACGGCCGGAAAGCACCCGATGACGCCGAGACCGCTCCACTTCGACCAGTTGTTCGCGAGCTCCGTCCCGAGCTCGTCCTTGATGTAGGCCGGGCTGTACACTATCTCCTTGGTCGTCGGCTTGCGCCCCAGGCTCGAGACACAGTCCGGCTGGCTCAGGTCGAAAAGCTCGCCACCGGCCGGGACAGGGTCCAGACCGCGGATCACGGAGTTGCCAAGGGTAACCGTCTCGTTCCGGGCGACCAGGGCGTCGATCGCCGCGAGCATTCGCCTGAACTGCGGGCCGATGAGCCTGCCGGTCACCTCGAGGTCAGAGAAACGCCCGAACGTGGCCCCCTCGTCCTGGTAGCGAGACTTCGTCGGCACGCTACTTCTCCTTATCCTCGGCCGGCACTCGGCCGATGAGCTCGCGGAGGTCGACCTCCCACTCTCCGCCCTCCACGTCGTAGGCCGCGCGCACCAGGTTCTCCAGGGCCGGGACGGGCACGCCCAGGTACTCGAAGACCATGGCCGCAGCGTTGTACACGTCCTTCTCCGTCATGGTGCCGGCGGCCAGCTTCGTGAGCGCCTGGGCTACCTCCGAGACGGGCTCGAAGACGTTGATCCCCTCGTAGCCATATCCCTTCGCCCGGGTCGGCTTCAGGCCCGCGGCCTGCATCCCCTTGGCGATGGTCGGCTCGAGCACCTGGCCGAGGCCGAAGGGCGCCAGATCCGAGAGGCCGAGGAGGGCGTCCTCCATCCACTCGTCCGCGTTCTTCGGCGGCCGCTTCCGGCGGACCATGCCGATGATCAGCGCGGAGATCCCCACGGAGACGAGGATCCCGATGGCGCGCTCGAAGTGGTGCTCCTTGATCGCCTGCGGCAGATCGTAGCCGACCATGTTGAGCATCTTGTTGGACTGGTCCGTGAAGCGCAGCATGAACCGCACGAACTCACTGTTGGTCCAGTAGATGGGCGCGCGGTCCCCGGTCTCGCCGGACGGCTGCGTACGGTAGGTCGCGTCGTTCGCCGCGGCGATCGCCTGCGCCTCGTTGACCTCGCCCTTGCCGGCCTCGGCCGCGCGCTCCATGCGGTGCATCTCGGTGTCGTAGACCGCCTTCCATCCACTCAGGATGGTGAGCTTGTTCGCGAACTTCATTCCTGCGAACCCGGCCCGAATGAACTGGGCCCACGCGCGCCGCGGTCCGGAGCGGAGGCTTGCCGCGTTGGCCATCTCTGACAGGATGGGATCGATCGCGCGGGAATCGATCATCTTGCTCATGCCCGGCGACCGCTCGGTCACGAACTCCATCAGCTGCTTCGGATGGATCGTGGCCTGCACCAGGCCGGAGAGCACGTGGCCGAGGTCCGTGCGCTCGAGGTAGCGGAAGGGGCCCTCGGCCTGGATGAGCACGGTCGAGAGCTTCCAGGCGAGCTGGGCCGTGCCGAGGGATCCGTACACGAACTTCACCCACTTGTTGGCCAGGTGCGCGCCCTCGAGGGCGTCCCACAGTTGAGGCCGCGCGCGCAAGGTGATGTACTGCTGCAGGACCCGGACAGCCTCCTCCCCGTGCTTGTGGCGGAGCGCGTTCCGGAGTTCCTTTGCCGTCTCGCTCCTGCCGTTGACCAGGTAGTGCGCATCGCGCACCCACTGCTCCTTCGCGATGTATGAGGTCTGCTTCTCCACCGCCTCCTTGACCAGGCCGAGGAGGTTGGTCCGGAGCTCGGGCTGATGCTCCGGCTTGATCTCAATGCGCTTCTTGAGCATGCCCTTCTGCAGGAAGGTCTTGCCGATCGCAGAGCGCGCGTTGTTCTCCGTGCTGAGCTCCTGCGCGTAGGCCATGCCGATGTCCGTCAGGCGTTTGATGGGGAGGTAGCGGGCGACGCGCTCGGTCTCCAGGTTGTCGATCTCGAGGCGCACGCGCTCGAGCTCCGGGAACGTCTCGCTGAAGATGTCGATGATCGCATCGACCCAGTCGCGGTGCGCCTGGGGCAGAAGGCTGAGTACCTCACCGAGGCGCCCTTCGCTCCAGCGGTTGCCGTACAGGAAGGCCTCGCGCGCATGCTCATCCTGCTGCGCCCCGTAGGCGTACATCGCGTCCTCGATGTTCACCCTGGTGCCGTCGGCGAGCGTGAGCCACTTCACCATCTCCACGGGGCGCAGGTTCCCCTTCTCGTAGGCGGCGCGGATCTTCTCGTCCCAGGCTTCGGCTAGCTTGACGGCCTCGGCATCCGCGGCTTTGAACTCCTCCCAGAAGAACTTCTTGAACGGGCCTGCCGTATCGCCGACCCCGGAGGTCCCGTCCAGGGCCTCGAAGAACCGCTGCGGCGTGGCCAGGTTGACGTTGAGGACCTTCTTCCGCTTGAGCCGCGATGCCTCCCGCTCTGCCGGCTCGGAGCCGAGCTCCTGGGTCCACGCAACTTTGCCGCCGAGGGCGCCGATCATGCTGCTGCCCATGTTCTGCCGGCGGATGGACTGCGCGTTGAGCCAGGCCTTGCGCAGCGCCGTGCCCTCTTTGCGGAGCTTCTGCACCGCTTCGGCGAGCTCGTCCACCTCGTCAACCGTGAGCTCGTTGATGTCCTTGCGCAGCAGGATCCCGCCGAGGACGTCGGGCGGGACCTGGTTGGGGTGCTCGTCGGCCCACTTCTGGATCCGGTTCTTCACCCTCCGCAACGTCTCAGGGAGGGGCCTGCCGATCGTGTCCTGGATCGCACGCATCTGCTTGGCGTAGTCCCAGCGGACGAGCTGCCCCGGCGGACGCATCAACTGCTTCACCCGGCGGGCCACGTAGCGGTTGGTCTTGACGAGCGCCTTGTACCGCTCGAAGGCCTGCCCGGTCAGGACGCCCTTCCGCTTGGCCTGGGCGAGAGCCTCGCGCATGACGCCGATCTTTCCTCCGAGCTCCGCGTGCTGCTTGCGTAGAGACTCGACCTCCGCGCGCAGTCCCTTGACCTCCTCCGACTCCTGCTCCTGCTTCTTCTCGTCCTGCTCGACCGCGGCGATGAGCGGGGCATCGTCAGGATTTCCCTCCTCGTCCTCCACGGGGATCTGCTCGGCCGTCTGGTCGAAAGCCCCGTCGATGTCGTCCTCGCCGGGCTCCACATTGTAGCGGGTGGAACCCTTGTCGGACTCCGCGGCTTGGTCTATACTTGGGATGGAGGGTACGGTTGTGGCCAAGCGTCCGGATACGTTCTTCGTGGACCACGATGGCGTCCCGCTGTATGTCGAGAGGAACTCGCTCAAGGCGTTCCGGGTCCTCTCTGACAGGATCGACTCCAAGCCATACCCGGCCAGCCTCAACGCGATCTTCGCCGAGGATCCCACGATCTCCCGAACGGAAGCGTTCCAGCTCGCGTTGCGGAGAGCGTCATCCCAGGCGGCGTCATAGAGCGACCAGCTGACAGCCGATAGTTCCTTCAGGATGCCAGCAACCTTCGGAGTGGCTTCCACTTTCCCGTCGTCGATTGCCTCGCGCAGATCCCTGAGCACGCGGTAGATGACGTGCCCTGCGCCATCTTTCGCCTCCTTCATGGCCTTGACGGTTACCTGGATCTCCTGGATCGATCCGTTGGACAGCCTGATGTTGAGCAGCACGTCACGGTAGCCGTCGTCAGTCGGGTGCGAAAGCCTGTCCTTGATGCGCGGGACGCGCTCGGGTCCAAGAGCCGCCAGTTCCGCGACGATGGCCCGGACATCCTCCACCGAGCTCGCCGTGATCGTATTCCCATCTATGTCGAGGACGCGGTCGAACACCGGCGCCGCGGCGCCTTCTTCGCGGGCGTACCCGGTCGCCTTCCGCTCCGTGCGCGCGCGGTCCTTGAGCTCCTCCCTCGCGCTGACATCGGCGCCGTACTTCGAGGAGATCCCCTCGGCCAGCGTCCGAAGCTCCGCGCGCCCATCGGCCGCCAGCTGGTAGATCGTCTGCACGTCGGCCGTCGGCTGCCGGAGCGGTGCCGCCGTCTGGCGGTTGAACATCGTGCCTGTCTCTGCGACGTCGTCTGACTGGAAGAGGTCGAGACTATCCTTGCCAAGCCCGGCCCGCTTGCGGAGTTCCGTCTGCTTCTCCGCGCTCGTAGTCCAGTCCGACCAGGCCAGGATCTCGTCCTCGAGCTCCACTATCCGCTTCTGGATGGCTTCCGTGTCTCCGGCCTTGAACCCGTACCGCCGGACAACCTTGGCCTGCTCGCCTCTCGAGAGGCGCATGGCGGCCTTCAGAGCAGCGGACTCAGCGCGCAACTCGGCCTGCTTCTTGGCGGCTTCCTTCGCGAGCGCTGCCGCTGCGACCATGAAGGACTCATTGCGGCCGAAGAGATCCCCCTGCTCGGCCTCCTCGATCCCCGTAGTCTGCTGTTTCAGGATGGCGAGGTAGTTGGTGAGTTCCTGGGAAGTGAGTTCCTTGGCCTTCTGGATCCCTGCATCCTGCAGGGCCTCGTTGGTAGGAGCAGCTGCCGCTATTGCGGCGGCTTTCTCTTCTCCGATCTCACCGTTTCGGTAGAGGGCATATAGACCATCGGAGGCATACTTGCCAATTGCGAAGCCCTTGCGTCCCTTGTCGCGACTAAGAAGTCCTCGGCTGGATGCTTCTTCCTCGGAAATGGCAGAATGTTTAAAGTAGTTCGCATAGTCTCGTACGCTCCCTTGCCCGTCGCGGATGTTCGCTTCCGCGTCGAACGTCATGGCCCGTTCGGCCGTGAACCCTTCCGACTCCCGCACGATCTGCGCCGGAATCGTCTTCTCGCCAAGACGCCGCGCCAGGTCCAGACGGTGCCGGCCGGTGATGACCTCCAGTCTACCGTCGAGTCGCTCCCAGACTACGATCGGGGCCGTGCCAAGACGCTGGTAGCGCTCGGCCCGCAGGGGCTCGATCACTCCCTGGGCATTGGCGCCTTCCTTGAAGTTAGGGACCTCCTCAGAAAGCGTCAACTGGTCGAGGGGAACCTCGACGCTTGGTACCGCAGCTGGATCAATGATGGTCGGGGTTTCTGGCGGGGGCGCCTCCGCTGTCTCACCGAAGAGATCCGCCTGTACTTGCCGCTGCACCGCGGTCGGAGCAGGAACTCCCGTGGCTGCGGCAGTCGTGCTCGGTGAACTCTCGATCCCAAGGACCTCGTCCATGACCCGCTTGGTGTCCTCCGGGATCAGGTCGTCGTAGTTGCGCCGTGCGTTGCGGAGCAGATCGGCCATCTCCGTCATCAGCGGCCTGAGCTCCTCGAAGGCGGTCTCCCCGGTCTGCCAGAACTGGATCATGCCCTCGGCCCAGCGCTCCTCGCCCTCGGCGCCGGTGCCGAAGGAGCGCTCAACAATCGCCCGCTCGTCGGCGCTCAGGTGGCGACCAAACACGTGGGCGAACTCGTGGGTCAGAGCCTTGAAGTCAGTTTGCTCCACGGCATGGATGATCGCGCGCGAGTCCGCGAGGAAGTCCAC
This window of the bacterium genome carries:
- a CDS encoding M23 family metallopeptidase; the encoded protein is MSYVWPCQGTITSRWAEMRPLSVPEAQRDHVHGAVDIAAGVGEPIYAPAAGHVWRFVVVRAPGGPGWAWDLRDGLKRRLPWGEYTYDIYGGVTLLQEHGGTVHLFAHTYMRQLRKLSWEHEWSYQEQPSDTRWPTMIWHTLAWSSVVAEGEVIAEVGNAGYSTGPHVHWEIHKGWVLTPYGERPDPEVLCAPVAGLRG